The sequence GTAAGCATTGTAATAGCCGATGGTACACTGGTAGAAACCGGTCAGACCGTGAAATTTTATAAATTTTGCTGGCAGTACACCACGACTGCGGCCAATCATGCCGTAAATGGCAGCAAGGTCAATGTAGTTGCGACAGACCTGGCAGACAATGAAACAGTAGTAGATTTCATAGTATAAGGTTAGTAAGTAATATAGGAATGAAGCCCCCCGGACGATTCTTCATCCGGGTTATTTTATTTTAATGCCATTCCCTGATCAAATGCCTGCACATGGAAGTGCTGGGAGTAAACCCTGCTATCCGGGAAGAGCACGATCTGCCAAAATACCGGCAGGTAGAATTATTTCATATAGTATAGGTTGTGAAAGAAAAATAGTACATACGTATAGCTAGACTTATTGGTAATACAGAATTGTTCAAACTGCACTATATTTTATCAACGATCAGATAAACAGTGAGATAACGGGAAGATTTCTGCAGAAATCACGGTATGTATTTAGTTGTAGTCACCGGTATCCGGGGGGAATCGTATATATATCCTAGTGTGTGCGTACAGATGCAGCAGGATAGGGAAGAGGTGTGAAAATGATGCTGGATAAGGAACTCTGCAATATCCCATTAAAGTGGGATGGAAATGAACGAATGGCAAAAATAATAAAAGAATAATTTCTCGTTAACCAAGGGTTAACAAAATCGTATCGAGTAATGCATTAATATTGCATAACAAACATTGCAAGGGTAGCCCCAGCTACTTGATCTGAAACAAAGGAATTCGGTAACTGGGGTTAACAAACAATGGATGAAAGACCGGCTTTCCATTCATGGTTGGCCGTTTTTTTTTGCCCTAAATTCTCCCAATCAAAAAAGCCCCCCAGAGGAGGGCCCTAAAATACACACTCAAAAGGTTTGGTCAAACCTGGTTTTCCAATGTAAATTCTTATACTGCTATTGAAAGCTGTTGCCGGTAATTCTTTAAGGAATTCTGGATCTGCTGTACAGGAACATGCCATGTCTTAAATCCCGGGTAGGTCTCTGATGTTATTGCTTTGCTTGCAAATAGCACATCTGCCTTACGCCCCATACCTCCCAGATGAAAGTACTGCATGCCTGCAGTTTTCCCCAACCCACCTGCTTCTGCCAATAACAAGTGCAATGGTGCATGTTGTAAGTATTGCTCATGTGTAGCGGCCAGATGCAACTGCATCATGTCATTACAAAACGTGAGTAATACCCCTGCTGCCACCTGCGTACCCTGACATGCCAGTAATAATGTGCTTTCAAAACCACTAGGTCTGAGTATCTGTCTGAACCACGCTTTATCAAAATGAGCGCTTCCTGATTGCAGGTGCATACTATTTCTATAATAAATGTCTGCAAATGTATCCACGTCGTGAATCGATGTCGCCTGCCTTACCGTATATCCCTTTCGCCGGAGTAGTGATACATTGTTGCCGAAGTTTTCGCCATAATTTGCTTCCTGCATACCTGGAGAAAGCGACAGGTCTATCAACAGGCTATCGGCATGCTGTTGCAGGCGCCCTGTGCGCAACGGCTTAAAGGCGGCGTGAATGAGGGGATGCAGCAGGATACTCGACTCTGAGATCTGCTGTTCTTTGAGGTACTGTAAAAACGCAATTTCAAATCGCTCCTGTACGCCATTGTCCAGCACCGCAAAATTCCGGCTGGCCAGAGGACCTGCAAACCCACTGATGTACCTTATACCTTCAGTGCTGCTATTCATTACCACAGGCAACGCGATATAGTCATCACGTTCTTCATAGACCAATAAAACAGGTTCGCCCGGAAATGTACTGTGATAATACCAGGTATGGTTAAAGTCAAATGTATGGGCGTTTCGGATGTAACGATCCCACCGGGTATTGTCATAAATGGACACAGTAATAAAAGACATATTCTCTACTAGTTTTTCAATAAAGCATGTAAAAAAAAATCAATAAGCAAAAGCAACGATTACGCCATTAAATGAGGTGAAAAAATATGAGTTTTAGCAAATGGTTGGTTCTGGGCCGATCAAACACCTGGCGGAACACAACAGTATGGTACTGTTTTTGTAAAAAACAGCCCCTGAGATAGAAAATAATTTTACTATCCCTATGAGAAACCAACTGGAGAGGAGTAATTCCCCAATCATGAATATCACCAAACCATAAGGTGAATACAATCCTCCAACAATTTTCCACCTAAGTGACCCATAAAGACTCAAGGTCTATGCCATTAGATTAATTATCTGTGAATCAATTACATAGTGTAATTCTCACAACCATGCTGGCTCCAATATATTGGAGTTATCCAACTGCATGTCCAAAATGTTGGAGTCTCGCCTGTTCGTGAACGGTCACAAACAGGCCATCTGTTAACGAAAGTTGGGAATATGGAGCTATTCGGGTTGTTAGAATGGTTGGTTCCCAGGGAAACCACGGGTACACAACCGGATCATGATGCTGTGAAAGGGATTAATAGTGAAGCGGAATTAATGGCGTTTATACAGTCTGTACTCAGGCCGTATTTACACACAATTTCGATTTTGATCGGCATGGCCGATGCGGACGGTATGATCACCTGCTGGTGGTTACATGCTGACAATACTTTTGTATTTCCGGGTTTTCCGGATAAGGTCCTTCCTATGTATCTATCCAATCTTACCTCCAATATTTTGGAGCTGCATACCCCAGATCGTAGAGATGCTTTCCAGACCACTTTATTTAAAAGCGGTGTAAAAGAGGCCCTGATACATTCTTTACAATATCAAGATAAAAATTTAGGATTTCTTTGTTTACTCTCTGAAACCAGTAATACATTTTCATCAGCCGTGCAATCTGTAGTGAACAGATCTGCAGGGTTATTTGCCGCTGCATGTCTGCAGGTATTATTGTTACAACTGGCAGAAGAATACCGGCAAAAGGTGACTGGGGCGTTGCCACCGGTCGTGAATAATTCAGGGATGATAGGCGGGAAGGCATTGCAACCTGCATTACATTTAGTGTCTCAGGTTGCGCCTACAAGTGCGACCGTATTGTTAACCGGCGAAACTGGTACCGGGAAGGAGTTATTCGCTGCTGCCATTCACAACGCTTCGCCAAGGAAAAACAATATTATGATAAAGGTCAATTGTGCCGCATTGCCCCCTCAACTGATCGAATCGGAATTATTCGGTCATGAAAAAGGAGCATTTACAGGTGCATTGCAACGCCGGATCGGCAAGTTTGAACTCGCTGATAAAAGCACTTTATTTTTGGATGAAATAGGAGAGTTGCCACTGGAATTGCAGGCGAAATTATTACGCGCCTTGCAGGAAAAAGAAATCGAGCGTCTGGGCGGCAACAATATCATCAAAGTAGATGTTCGCATTGTCGCAGCTACCAATAAAAACCTTGAAGAAGAAGTGGCAAATGGCCGGTTCAGGGAAGATCTGTATTATCGTTTGTGTGTATTCCCTATTCACTTACCACCACTCCGTGAGCGGATAGATGACATCCCTGTTTTGCTCCAGCACTTTGCCGGCAGTGCCGCCCTGCGATATGAGAAAAAAATCAGGGGCATCAACCCTGCCTGTATAGATGCGCTGGTCAGTTACCGCTGGCCGGGCAATATCCGGGAACTGGAAAACCTGGTAGAGAGGGCGGTCATTGCTTCCACTGACTTATATATTATGATCACACCGCCACTCAGCAGAGAGGTGGCGGCATCGTCAGATACTTCACCACCCGCTTCCACATTGGCAGATACCGAAAAAGCAGTGATTATCCAGGCCTTGCAACAATGCAATGGTAAGATCAGAGGCCCGCAGGGCGCAGCAGCAATGCTGGATATTAAACCCACTACCCTGGAGGCCAGGATGAAAAAACTGGGTATTGTAAAAAAGCATGTATTACGATAAGTGTCATCTCATAGCGCCTGCGTAACCGATGGCAAACTTCACGAGCGCGTTAGGGCCTGACAACTGTAATTTCTTGGTGATATTATGCCGGTGATTATCGACGGTCCTGACACTGATGCATTTATAAGATGCGATGTCCCTGCTGCTCATACCTCTGGCAATCATGCTTAGTATTTTAGCCTCTGTTTTACTCAGCCTGTCATTGATGGCGAGTGTGCTTACTTCGGGTAGCATCACATTTTCCTTTATATAATTTCGCGTATCCCTGATGTGATGAAACCTGCTGATACGGGAGTGGATACTTTTAAGTAATTCCTCGCCGGTAAAAGGTGCTACGAGATAATCATCTGCACCGAGGTTCATGCCTTTGCGCATATTTGCGGGCATATTCGGACGGGAAAAGAGAATAAAAGGTATAGGCTTCAGCACTGAATCATTTCTGAGTGTAATCAGGAACTGATACCCTGTGGCGTCCTGCACTATGGCATCGCAGAGAATGAGATCGGGATGATGTTGATGAGCCAATCCTATACCTTCCGTAATAGAACTGGTGCTAAGAAGGGTGTATTGCTCCGTAAGCAATTGCCGGATTTTCCGGGCCATGCCTGCATCGGCGGTAACTAAGAGTATTCGCTGGGTAGCGTAATTAAGCCCAGGGTCGTTGTTAGGTGCGTTCATGGTATATGGTTTTTCCCATACGGTTGATATGAGAATAATCAATCGTTGTTGAATCTAATTAATGGTTTAGGATCGGAATAGAATAATAACAATCTTAGGGAGGCTTTACAGAAAAGATATGGGGTTTTTTGAGTGCGAGACCTCTGTAAAGATATTGAAAAAATCTTAAGAAAAACGCTTCTGCGGTGAGCAGAAGCGTTTGAGATAAATGAGATATAATGCATTATAACCGGCAGTCAACCAGATTTCGGTCAATGCAGGCTTTGGTATCGAAAATTACGCCATTATTGCGTTTGTACTTTTTGAAATCGAAAGTTAAAAATTCTTTGTGTGCAACGGCTATGATAATGCCATCGTAAATTTCATTTTCATTCAATGAAGTAACGATGTCAAGACCATATTCATGTTTTACTTCTTCCGGATCTGCCCATGGATCATAGATCGTCACATCCAGACCGAAATCAATTAATTCATGATAAATATCCACAACCCTGGTATTGCGCACGTCCGGACAATTTTCCTTGAATGTAATACCCATGATCAGAATTTTTGACCCCTTGATCTTATGATCTTTTTCGATCATAAGTTTTACAATCTTGTTCGCTACAAAGTGCCCCATATGGTCATTCACCCTGCGGCCGGATAGGATGACCTGCGGGTGATAACCGAGAGCTTCTGCTTTGTGCGCCAGGTAGTAAGGATCCACCCCAATACAGTGACCTCCCACCAATCCTGGTTTATATTTTAAGAAATTCCATTTTGTACCGGCAGCTTCTATTACATCGTTGGTATCGATACCTACCTTGTCAAAGATGAGGGCCAGTTCATTTACAAATGAAATGTTGATGTCGCGTTGTGCATTCTCAATCGCTTTCGAAGCTTCTGCTACCTTGATACTTGGAGCTTTGTGTGTACCGGCGGTAATAATGCTTGCGTACAATGCATCTACATAAATAGCTATTTCAGGGGTAGAACCACTGGTGACTTTACGAATTTTTGTAAGAGTGTTAACTTTGTCACCCGGATTGATCCTTTCCGGTGAATAGCCTGCGAAGAAATCTTTGTTAAATACAAGACCAGATGTTTTTTCCAGTACAGGTACGCAATCTTCTTCTGTACAGCCGGGGTATACTGTAGATTCGTAGATGACTACATCGCCTGCTTTCAAAATACTGCCAAGCATGGAAGATGCACTGAGAAGTGGCTTGAGATCGGGGGACTTAAATTCATCGATGGGGGTAGGGACTGTGACAATAAAAACATTGTATTGTGACAAATCTTTCTTGTCGGAAGAAAATGTGAGTCCTGTGGGAGCACCTTCTTTTTTTCGGTCCTGGATCACCTGCTTTAATTCATCCAGGTTTGCTTCTTTGGTTCTGTCCTGTCCTTTGCTTAATTCCTTTACACGATCTGAATTGATGTCAAAGCCCAGTACGGGGTACTTTTTCGCAAATTCTATGGCAAGGGGTAAGCCGACATAGCCGAGGCCAATGATGGCGATGCGGCTGTTTTCTGGTACGTGTTGCTGTACAACGGGCTGCATAATTGAAGTAAGGATTAAATAATTAGATAGATTGTGGTACTATTTGTATTGTATTATTTTTGAATGCATAAGTTTCCAGCAATTTCACCAGTTTTTTATCTTTCGCAATTGATTTAATTGCGTGTAGATGCTTGCTATGATGCAAATCGGTCCCGATAAAGTCAATCAATTTATTTTCAATCAGCCATTCCGCAGCTTTCTGTATATGCCTGCCGTAATAACCGGTCAGGGAGAGCAGGTTTACCTGCAGCAGACAACCTCTTTGCTTGAATACTTTGTATTCTTCCAGCTGCGTATGGTAGTAATTATATCTTTCAGGGTGTGCCATTACCGGGCGATAGCCTTGTGCGGCGAGTTCAAAGAGCCATTGATGCAATTGGGGCGGAGCACTCATAAATGAGATTTCCACCAGCACCAGTTCACCATCCAGTGTCATGAGCGGAGCCTTCATCAGGTCTTCAAAAAATTCATCCATGTAGTATTCTGCTGCATGGTGAAACTGCACCGGAATATTTTTTTCAGCCAGTGCTTTTTTTACCTGTTGGTAAGGTTTTCTCAGGGTTTCGACCGAGTTTGGATAACGATCCATCATACAGTGAGGGGTCGTTATCACATGCTGAATACCGAGTGAATGTAAGGTTTCAATAAATTCTATGGACGTGTCGAGGTCTTGCGAACCGTCGTCCACGGCGGGTAACAGGTGTGAATGAATATCAGTGCCAATACCTGCCAGGAAAGGCAGGTTCGTCTCGACATTTTCAGATTTTTTACGGAAGAAAAACATAATGGTAAATTATTCCTCAAAGTTCAGGCCGGAGATTATTTCCTCCAGGTATTGTTGGTCTGTTTCGTCAAAATGTGACAGGTGTTCGCTATCTACATCCAGTACGCCGATCACTTCGCCACGTCGGATGATGGGTAATACGATTTCGGATCGCGAGAGACTCGAGCAGGCAATATGCCCCGGGAATTTTTCAACGTCAGGAACAATGAGGGTAGCGGACTGTGCCCAGCTGGCGCCACATACGCCACGTCCTTTTTTAATGCGGGTGCAGGCTACAGGACCCTGGAAGGGGCCAAGTACCAGTTCATCTCCTTTTATCAGATAAAATCCAACCCAAAACCAGTTAAATTGTTCTTTCAGGGCAGCTACTGTATTAGCGAGGTTCGCCACGAGATCGGGTTCACCTTCGATCAGCGCCTTGATTTGCGGAATGATAGATTGGTATTGGGCTA is a genomic window of Chitinophaga sp. LS1 containing:
- a CDS encoding GNAT family N-acetyltransferase — protein: MSFITVSIYDNTRWDRYIRNAHTFDFNHTWYYHSTFPGEPVLLVYEERDDYIALPVVMNSSTEGIRYISGFAGPLASRNFAVLDNGVQERFEIAFLQYLKEQQISESSILLHPLIHAAFKPLRTGRLQQHADSLLIDLSLSPGMQEANYGENFGNNVSLLRRKGYTVRQATSIHDVDTFADIYYRNSMHLQSGSAHFDKAWFRQILRPSGFESTLLLACQGTQVAAGVLLTFCNDMMQLHLAATHEQYLQHAPLHLLLAEAGGLGKTAGMQYFHLGGMGRKADVLFASKAITSETYPGFKTWHVPVQQIQNSLKNYRQQLSIAV
- a CDS encoding sigma-54 interaction domain-containing protein; protein product: MELFGLLEWLVPRETTGTQPDHDAVKGINSEAELMAFIQSVLRPYLHTISILIGMADADGMITCWWLHADNTFVFPGFPDKVLPMYLSNLTSNILELHTPDRRDAFQTTLFKSGVKEALIHSLQYQDKNLGFLCLLSETSNTFSSAVQSVVNRSAGLFAAACLQVLLLQLAEEYRQKVTGALPPVVNNSGMIGGKALQPALHLVSQVAPTSATVLLTGETGTGKELFAAAIHNASPRKNNIMIKVNCAALPPQLIESELFGHEKGAFTGALQRRIGKFELADKSTLFLDEIGELPLELQAKLLRALQEKEIERLGGNNIIKVDVRIVAATNKNLEEEVANGRFREDLYYRLCVFPIHLPPLRERIDDIPVLLQHFAGSAALRYEKKIRGINPACIDALVSYRWPGNIRELENLVERAVIASTDLYIMITPPLSREVAASSDTSPPASTLADTEKAVIIQALQQCNGKIRGPQGAAAMLDIKPTTLEARMKKLGIVKKHVLR
- a CDS encoding response regulator transcription factor, with translation MNAPNNDPGLNYATQRILLVTADAGMARKIRQLLTEQYTLLSTSSITEGIGLAHQHHPDLILCDAIVQDATGYQFLITLRNDSVLKPIPFILFSRPNMPANMRKGMNLGADDYLVAPFTGEELLKSIHSRISRFHHIRDTRNYIKENVMLPEVSTLAINDRLSKTEAKILSMIARGMSSRDIASYKCISVRTVDNHRHNITKKLQLSGPNALVKFAIGYAGAMR
- a CDS encoding nucleotide sugar dehydrogenase; the encoded protein is MQPVVQQHVPENSRIAIIGLGYVGLPLAIEFAKKYPVLGFDINSDRVKELSKGQDRTKEANLDELKQVIQDRKKEGAPTGLTFSSDKKDLSQYNVFIVTVPTPIDEFKSPDLKPLLSASSMLGSILKAGDVVIYESTVYPGCTEEDCVPVLEKTSGLVFNKDFFAGYSPERINPGDKVNTLTKIRKVTSGSTPEIAIYVDALYASIITAGTHKAPSIKVAEASKAIENAQRDINISFVNELALIFDKVGIDTNDVIEAAGTKWNFLKYKPGLVGGHCIGVDPYYLAHKAEALGYHPQVILSGRRVNDHMGHFVANKIVKLMIEKDHKIKGSKILIMGITFKENCPDVRNTRVVDIYHELIDFGLDVTIYDPWADPEEVKHEYGLDIVTSLNENEIYDGIIIAVAHKEFLTFDFKKYKRNNGVIFDTKACIDRNLVDCRL
- a CDS encoding tyrosine-protein phosphatase translates to MFFFRKKSENVETNLPFLAGIGTDIHSHLLPAVDDGSQDLDTSIEFIETLHSLGIQHVITTPHCMMDRYPNSVETLRKPYQQVKKALAEKNIPVQFHHAAEYYMDEFFEDLMKAPLMTLDGELVLVEISFMSAPPQLHQWLFELAAQGYRPVMAHPERYNYYHTQLEEYKVFKQRGCLLQVNLLSLTGYYGRHIQKAAEWLIENKLIDFIGTDLHHSKHLHAIKSIAKDKKLVKLLETYAFKNNTIQIVPQSI
- a CDS encoding GAF domain-containing protein: MAEDLSIVQGDKIAQYQSIIPQIKALIEGEPDLVANLANTVAALKEQFNWFWVGFYLIKGDELVLGPFQGPVACTRIKKGRGVCGASWAQSATLIVPDVEKFPGHIACSSLSRSEIVLPIIRRGEVIGVLDVDSEHLSHFDETDQQYLEEIISGLNFEE